A region of Selenomonadales bacterium 4137-cl DNA encodes the following proteins:
- a CDS encoding response regulator, whose amino-acid sequence MALRFVVVDDDVSVRKIIRNIIEKNDLGTVVAESAEGLEAEKLIVECRPDIAVVDLLLPGQDGVELIRRLREQETPVSFIMISESNSQPMITQAYQHGIEFYIHKPVNVLEIITVINKVRESRELKKAMSLISRATAPYAAPAAAAPATEGGLPKNVLYKVFSDLGILGEVGAKSIYQMAKLLADSGRLANDSPYQLNEIYQHMAQDAGQDTKTIEQRVRRAIAKALQNLANIGIEDYHNDRFQTYSTALFDFSEVRQEMNFVQDKSPYHGKINVKKFIEGLVFLASNERA is encoded by the coding sequence ATGGCGTTACGATTTGTTGTCGTCGACGACGATGTCAGCGTGCGCAAGATAATCCGCAATATCATCGAAAAAAACGACCTGGGGACGGTAGTGGCCGAGAGCGCCGAAGGACTGGAGGCCGAGAAGCTCATCGTCGAGTGCCGTCCTGACATCGCTGTGGTCGATCTGCTGTTGCCCGGGCAGGACGGCGTCGAACTCATCCGCAGGCTCCGGGAGCAAGAGACGCCCGTGTCATTCATCATGATTTCCGAATCGAACAGCCAGCCAATGATAACCCAGGCTTACCAGCACGGCATCGAATTCTATATTCACAAACCGGTCAACGTACTGGAAATCATAACCGTCATCAACAAGGTCAGAGAGAGCCGCGAACTCAAAAAAGCCATGTCTCTCATTTCCCGGGCCACCGCGCCTTACGCGGCCCCGGCGGCGGCCGCGCCGGCAACGGAAGGCGGCCTCCCGAAGAACGTGCTCTACAAGGTATTTTCCGACCTCGGCATCCTCGGCGAAGTAGGCGCCAAGAGCATTTACCAGATGGCGAAGCTCCTGGCCGACAGCGGCCGCCTCGCCAACGATTCGCCCTATCAGTTGAACGAAATCTATCAGCATATGGCCCAGGACGCCGGGCAGGACACCAAGACCATCGAGCAGCGGGTGAGGCGCGCCATCGCCAAGGCGCTCCAGAATCTCGCCAACATCGGTATCGAAGACTACCACAACGACCGCTTCCAGACGTACAGCACCGCCCTGTTCGACTTCAGCGAGGTGCGCCAGGAAATGAACTTTGTCCAGGACAAAAGCCCGTACCATGGCAAGATCAACGTGAAAAAGTTTATCGAGGGACTCGTTTTTCTCGCGTCGAACGAACGGGCCTGA